Below is a genomic region from Tripterygium wilfordii isolate XIE 37 chromosome 12, ASM1340144v1, whole genome shotgun sequence.
GGAAATTAACattagtatatattatatatttaaatatatagtattaatTTAATGTTATGATAAGCCAACGATTTAGTCTTTATCGTACCGGTTAAACCTCTTAAACCTTGAACCTTCCACTTACCGGTTATACTTAACGGTTATACTTCTTGTCAGGGTTACATCAGTTGCAATCCACGACATTTTTACTCAGCTGAACCAATGTGGAATGCATTCTCTCACTGTCAATGTCTGTGGAAGGGTCTCTGGATTGATAAAGAAATCTGaaactttctcatctcttcctTGCATATACTGTTCACATCGCCATACGCTACTACATTTCCAGACAGTTCCTTATTGTCTGGGTGTGGATAGACCACCATGTCCATCAATAGCTGCAAACTGTACCATTGTGGACCATCTCAAATAATAACATTAATCAAGCATCAATGGCTGATTTCAAAATAGAATGAAAAATCAAGTGACGATCAACGGAAATTCCTAAACTAGACAAAAAAAATGCTTGGTATTATCAAGTTATGTACAGCAAATGTCAAGTAATGGATTGAAAGACAACTCCAGCACTTTCATTCACATAAAGAATATGCATGAAACAAATACAATTCGGGCAAAAATAGTATCACAACATATTCTTTCCAATGAGCTCTTCTAATAAAAACCTAATACTTGACCATTCCTTTGTCACTGCAGTTCTCCATTGGAATGGGGACTCATGCCGCCACGGATCCGCTTCTGCAGATGCTCCAAACTAGCCACACGTTGCAAGGAAGCAGTTCGTCCCATCTTGTTCCCTGCCACTCCTGCTGTTGCAGAATTTGGCTGAACATTTTCAATAGAAGTGATGATACCATCATTGACTGCATTGTCTTCAGAAGTTATAGACTTATCTGGTGCCTGCTGATAAAAGTGATGCTTTGAGTCATCTTGCACAGGTACAGCAGCATCTACAGATGAGTCAGGAGGGCTTCCATCAAATGATGGCACCCCCATTGCGAACATATCAGGCATTGCATGGAACGGGGGGTTCAAGCCAGTCAGTCGTTTTACTGTGTCCTCTGCCATCTTCACCTGGATGTGTCCATATGCAAAAACATAAATATCGGCTTTTCCACTATGTATCATCTCTTTCTGAGTGTGGCATCGCATTTTATTTTCCGTTGTTCAATGTATTTTCTTCAAGGCCATCTTTCGATGCCCTTCTGTTCCTTTTCATGGTTATATGAATtgctgcttatcaaaaaaagtaTCAGCTTTCCAGCTTGCTTATTTGCAACAAAATTTCTTCCTTATTCAGTAGAAGAAGTGGCAAGGGGAAGGATACCAAAGAGTGAGATAAGACCAGGGAGATCCCCCTGATCATCAGATTTTAATCCTCAGCAAGCCAAAGCCTGCGAAGGTGATTGCTTGGCAAGGGATAGATAGGTACCTTTcagtaacaaaaacaaaatgaatgtAAATGAATGGCATACCTTTGCTCTCATTGTTTCCACATCAGCTTTTAGAACTCTGTTATCAACAGCTGCGTCATTATACTTCTGGCTTATGTCAGTGAAACGCTTCAATAGAGAAGAATTCTCGACTCTAAGTTGAGCAACCTATGAAGAACAACTTTTAGACATAtctatgaagaagaagatagaaaacataaaaaagcAATGGCATTAGACAGGACTAGTAGCCACACCTGTGTCTCAACCTCAGTCAAATGGGCctgctttcttcttcttgagCGTCTAGCTGACTCTCTATTTGAAAGCATTCTGGAAAACACAACATCACCAAATGAGATTCAACAGAAGTATCTGATACAAGAAATCTATCCATCAAGGATAGATAGAAAGGTGCAAATCAAAATACCGAACCCAATTGCATCTATGAAACCAACAACCCATATAGCCAAAACTTATAATAGTGATTATAGTTACCTCCTCACACGTTTCGCATCAGCAGGGTCCATATTCTCTGTCATTGCAGTTTCcccttcattttcttcatcttctgatAGCTCTCTTGATGATCCACTGGTTGTTGACCTTACGGGAGCCCCAGATTTCTTTTGAGAGACGGGTAGGGCAGGAACCCCTAAAGGTCCATTAGTATCCTTATCTTGTGCCCTTGATAAATCATGCCCTGCTCATACTAGCAATATAAATACAATTATCCCAAAAGAGAACTACAAAGAGCACATGCCTGAAAAATGAACCCGAGtgaacaaaaataaatacaaagaaaataagTTGCATGTCATCCCATTGCAAAGCCTTTAGTTCTGAGTCATACAATAAATTCTTGAAGACACTTATATGCCGATGATAGCCGAACTACAGTTTTGAATCAACAAAGGCCATAACAAGCACCATATTATGTATACTCATCCATCTCTTCCATAACTGACAAACTAAACAAGGTCTTGTCCCTAAACTCGCCAGCACAATATTTTTGCCTTCAAATACATTCCCAACCATCATGGTTGCCATCAACTTATGTACTTCAGCAACCACTTGGGCAGTCACTGTGGGCTGCTTGTGCAAAACCAAGCACAGATTGCATATGAAAGTTTACGCCATGCTATCCTTTCTTTCAACAAAAATGAATAAGAGGAAAATGAACATTCTGTAATAATTTCTCTTTAAGCATTTAAATTGACCAAAAGTGAACCCTATATGTTCTATGCTTGCAAAGCAATGTATGCTGCAGTTTCATTCCTTGGTTGTGCAATCAGCGAAGTTCATACTATGGTAAATATTAAGTAAAGCCACTATTTCAAAACCTGTCTGATGGTTACACCTTTTCTCAGGTTTGCAAGCTTGGATCACCATTCTTTTCTTAGGCTTGTGAACTGAGATCACTACCAATTTCTATTGCGCTACGAAACCTGTCTGGCAGTTCCGCAATTACACAGAAATTGTTTATCTACGTTTGAAATTGAAGGCCGATCTTGTTCATCAGTATTTTTCCAGTCCAATTTTCACAGCTGATTTGAAAACAAAGAATTATCTTTCAGGAATTTTTTGTCCTTTATTATTATAGTAAAGGTTTAATATTTCTTAAACTTAATGGAAGAAAACATAGTTATACACAGTTGGACACACACAAACAACACTTCTACCTCCATATAAGACAAACATGCTCTTTAAAGAAGTGATGCAAACCTTTAGGAGCGTGGGATCCCAATTGTGAAGTATTTGGAACCCTAGATGCATTGTCAGCTCTAGCAGAAGACTCTTGAGCTTTGACCAAAGATGCCTAATACATTAATGGAAAATATCAAGTCAACCAATATCTACATGGCTGGATATCTTTCCAACCTAAAAAgaagagcaaaaaaaattatgctgcAACAGGGATACAATGGCTGATTAAGGTTGCAATTAATAAATATTGCGCGCTAATTAATTGCAACCTTAATCAGAAATTCATATTTCTCTCCATTGCATAAACAATCATACAAGCACATACACAACTATTCACAACTCACCCGAGTCAAAGCAACAGCTGCGCAAGCGAGGTTGAGTTTGCTCTTGAGGAAGGCCTGGTACTCCTCTGAATCGGGCGGAACATTGGGAGCAGGACCATTAAACGTCGCCGCGTCGTTGACAACACTGTCATTCCGCGTCTGAATCTGTTGCTCTTGTTGATCTCTGATCGTCACTCGGGCGTCGCTCGGCAGCTGCTTGGCAGCTCCAAGTCCAACTGAGGATGATTTGGGAGAGGAGGAGGCCTCTTGGAGAAATCGTTGGAAGGCCCACTCCGATGAACTTCGATTCATGAGGGAAGATTCTTCTTGTGATTCCGGCTGCGGAGACCAGAACTGATGATCGGAGATTTCTTCGACGGAGAATACCCTATCCATCATCCATCCGTAGTGGTCTCCCTAGTTCCCGGCGTTGGTCTTGTTTGTTGTTCCAATCTAATCTGAAATTTGACCTTTTTATCTGACGTGGATCCAATGTGTAACACATGGAGGAAGGTCATGTTGTTGGATATACATGGATTTAATCACTCATGTAGGGTCCACCATCCAATTGTGGAAGATCCTATGCgcactttcctttccttttctctcctttttttaacaatgattttcttccttttttttattttttttatttttttaacaaggATAGGATTTGGGGACGGAATAAATTCAAACCCACAATCTAACGAGTGAATCATCCCTTACATACAATGGGTCTGTTTGGGAGTAttgtcaactgctgtgaggtgtggtgaggcgctgtgaggtaaaaaagtgtggtgctgtgaggtgagttgaaacgtaaAAAGCTGTTTGACGATTGTGGTGctgtgctgtgaggtgcgtttggcgtatctaaattacaattatattagatgactaataatattaatataaaatcacttaacgtttaccttgtacattaatctaaaataaaataattgacctaatttgattacctaggacaattcaacatatattgtaaacgttattcaacatatattgtaaacgtttgggagtgctgtgaggtgtgatgaggtgctgtgaggtaaaaaactgtggtacTGTTagatgagttggaacgcaaaaactgtttgacgtgtcacaaaaaactgtggtgctgtgaggtgcagtgcaactgaacgcagttgaaacacactgccaaacatgTTCAATTTAATTGTCATTGAACGGCTCACTTGCTTTCCTGTCCTTTTCTGTGTACATCCATAAAACCTTAATGATAAAAACGACTATTGATACATTAAATAGATATTGGGTTAAAAACATGTGATCATTGAATCATTGATGTCCAAACACACTCCAAAAGGGTACTCTAGAGACCAATTAGACATCTTGCTAATGTCCATTGAATTATACAACAGCTCTTAacagaatttattttttttacaaaatctgTCTACCAAGTGTTATCTCTGTACGGGGAAACGACTGCTAACATTAACCTTATCTCCAACAACAGGGTATAACCTATCACAAAATCAACCAAGCTACTCTTTATAGAACACACCACACCAACAGCAATTTCATTACCAGTCTGCTGCAAAATCAGTAACATAGTTGCTCAAATCTTCACCAGAGAATCATGTCACCAGGACTTGCATCTGTAATGAGGTCATCAAACCTAATGGCAGCTGAAAGAAAGCACTCCCACTAACATCCCAAATCATTAAAGATATCTACTGGTTAGCAGTGTCCCAAAGCTCATGTCGGCCCGGAACTTGAAATAACTCCACTGCCATCCCTCAGGCATTGAAGGCAAGAATGAAGTGTCCTTTGCACGCTATCTGCAACAATTCTTAACCTTCCTTGAGCAACATCTCCAGCAGAACTCCCATTAACTTCCACTGTTCGAGCAACTCTCTGTTTACATTTCTCCCAGTCATCAACACGCACCCAGCAAGCTCGGCCTCCATGGCTTCCTTCCATACCAAGGAAAGAAACATTAGAGTTTTCACCAAATGAATATCTCAATTGCACAGACACACAGTGAGGCAACCAAGCAGCACCACCAGCGGCATTTAGATGAGGTATGTGAGCAGGATCAAGAACAACAGTCAATGCAAAATCAACGGAGTTATGAGGCCGATCATAGTAGACGTTACTCTTGGCTGTGGTTGAGTTTTCAGAGTTCTCATCCATTTTGAAGCCATTGTGATTTTCCAGACATAATTCAATACGAGGTTTCTGTGCAGGAGCTACTTCTCCACCTTGGGTCTGAGTTAATCCTTTCTTCCAtgcaattaattttaaaaactcCTTTAAAACTGAAATGGGCAAGGTAAGGAGTGTAATGAATGATGCAACACGAGAAGCATCATAGGGCTCTGATGCAACACGACGACTGAAATAGTCACATATCTCTGCTATTTCAGATTGAGATAGTTCCTCTTGTGCACTTGCAGAGTTttgctgttgttgctgctgctgatgaTGGAAACGCTTAACACTAAGGacttgaagaagaagttgaaCTCTGTGAACACTTACTGCAAACACATATCCCCTGCAAAGAGACAATTAATGCCTTGAAGGTAAAGATGACATGATCAGCAAACAACACATGCGAGATCTACAGTTGCATGATGAAAGATTTTATGCATCCATTGGGCGGACTTCCTTGTGGTGATAAACAAAAAACTGATCACAACAGGTACTGATACTGGAAAGTATAACTCCACTAAACTCAAGTATGaatcttctttgttttcttgttttcaaaatttttgagtGCAAGATAAGATCCATACATTACGTTCCAATAACAACCAAAAGGACTGAAAGGAAAAGGGGAAATATGATAATTTGAGACAACAACTTGCTTAAGTATAAGAATATGCAAAATAGTATCGAGTCAGTCAACAGACAGAAAAAGACACCTTTTCGCTTCCTTtatttctcctacatctacttcATTGAGTAGCATGGAAACTTTAGAAAATTGCTAGCTATCAAATGCaggaagaaacaaacaaaataataagCACATCACACAATGGAAAACTTTAAAAATCAGAATAAGAATCAAGCATACTAAACTTttcaagaaacaaaataaaaggaaaatatgtAAGCAATACAATATTTCTCTTACCCCACAAAGAATCGCAATGCTGGCTGTTCCTGGTCCAAATTTAAAAGCAATCCTTCATTGTCTTTCAAAATTGACCCTAGGATCTCTTTCAAAAGGTCTGGTAACTGCGCAAATAGCCAGAGCACGCCAAGGTACTTAAGAATACCTCTTAGAACCTTCTTGAGAGCAACAAGGGGAACCCATCCACCTCCATACCCTCCATCGTCACCTAGACCAATAATAGCTGTATTCAATTCTCCTCTCACATGTGCTGGGACACCAGTCCCTGGGGATCTACGTACAGGCAATCCAGTGGAAACACTTGCCAAATTTGATGATACTGAAAGAGCATTCCCAACACGGTTCACACCGGTAGCGTGGCTACCAGCCCTAGATATCGCAACTGAGCCTGGCAGGCCAACTCGATTTCCATTTGCACTAGACAATTGTGAGCCTGAAACTGGATTCTGATTGCTTGAATTTCCCAGCCCAACCACCTGTTGACCACTGGTGAAACCAGGTTCTAATCCATTCAATTCTTGGGCAACATGCTCCATAATGAAAGGTCGAAATTGTGGACAAGGTAATGATCCACCAACTGATGGGCCTCCCTTTGGCGGTGTTGCTGGTTGCAACCAAACCTGATCGCCAGCAAAGCAGCGCATATCAACTGCAAAATGCTTGCGGTAAATGATTCGTATCCAGTAGGGACCACGTAGCACCACGGAAACATCGATGGGCAATAGCGAGCTGGGGACAATGCCAGGACCACCTCGCCCAGCAGCAGCTAACATTGCAGCGCCATGAAGGCTATGATTTCCAAGAGAACTAGCAGCAGTTGATACAGGAGGGTTCCCTATGGGGCCAGAAGAGGATTGACCAATATTTGAAGTGGAATTGCTGGGCAGAAGTCCTTGTGGTGGGACATACCCAGCCTGTTTCGGGATAGAACCAAAAGCTGCTACACCAGGGGCTCCAGGAACTGGACCAGCTCGTGCCGGTCGAGTTGCTGCTGCAAGAGCGTGCAAGGGTCCAGCAGTAAGGCGAATACAGTCCAAAAGGGATGCAACTTCAGCCCCATTTATGAAATCTTCCAAGAACTGCACAGAACAGAAGCATTAATATGACTGCAATTTTTTGAAGCCGTAACACGTCTCTGAACAATAAAAAGAGCATattaaaagcaaagaaaaactaCACTGGACTATCATCCAGAGCATCAAATACTGCAATAAAAGAAGATAAATCATTTAACTTGGACCctcaagcaagtggcaaaaaaGAGCACATGATAATCAGTAAATTTTATACCAAACTCCATATAATGGAATCACTAATCACAAAAAAAGATGAATAAACCTTAGTATGAGGCCAAAGTTGGTCAGGGGAAACATGCATAGTGCAACCCTCTTTCCCCGATTCCCACTCAACAACAAAACGAGCTAGCACACCCGAACCAAAGCTAAACCACAAACTCATTAGTCCAACTGCCTCGATTCTAAATACCCTCCTCATCTGCTCCGACATTTTATCCATAGCTTCAAAAACACCTTTTCCTCCAACTGGTGCTTTCATATCAGAGTTTACATTGCTATCTTCTGATTTCTCATCAGCTCGTACACCAAGCAACTTCCTCATTCCAAGGGCAAACATTCTAGCATTAGATAGTCTTCGAATATCTGCCACTAACTTCTTTATACTATCTGCTTCAACAGACTGATAACTCAAGACAACGCCATCTGGATCATAACGGATATGTGAATCTATATCAGATGTGTTAGCAATGCGAACACCAGAACCCCATGATGTGTTATTGCTTCCTTTCTGAAGTTCCCATAAATCTCTGAAGTGTTGATCGTTTATTTTGACGTCCCAATACATGCTTCCAGGTCTGCCAAGTCGCAAGCATATATGCGGCCATGTATCAGCTCTGGCAAATGGAAGGCGAAACCATATATTTGAGGACGCACTTCTACGACCCACTTCTTCAACATAAGGAATATCCAGAGCGTCCATCTGGCTAGTTAGTCTGGCATGCTTAATACAAAGAGAACAATGCCTGACCACATGGAGAAGAGTAGAAACATAAATGCTGGGAGGAGCATTCCCTTTATTTGCTTCAGCTATAAGATTCCCATAACTGTATACTTCCTTTTTATAGACAGTTTCTGTTGTGATCAACGCCTGTGGTGATGGCCGCTGTGCAAGAGCTGATTCAcagatttttcttctcttagaAGGTCCTGCATTGGATCCAATGCCCCTGAGTGATGGAATAAAATTCAACACATCTGAAACCATTCGCTTTCGTGGATTACTGTCAGGTTTGGAAACAACATAATGACTTGAGCTGTGAATACATGCAGGATCCGCTGCATGGGCTGCAAATAAGGTTGGTTACTTTAgtttaatcaaatcaaactacgaatatcataaatttaaaatggaaaaaaagggaagggaaaaaacatagatatttcaaaataaaaaaatgaagagagCTTAACTGACCTGCAGAAGTTGTTCCGGAAAAATTCATTCCACCAATTCTTAAAGATCCATCTGAGAGACCACCAGGTGAACTTCTGGCACCATTAGGTCTAGCACTAGGTAACGAAACTCGGGGGCCAGTTAACTGTGGTGAAGATGATAGCCTAGATGACCTACCCACTGACACTGCATCCTTCGATGAATCATTCAAAAATCTCAGCTGTTCTTCATCCATTGCAGTAGTAGAGCTAAGCTCAACTGAATTAGGAGATTTAAGCGATACCAAATCCTGATCTGATTTTGAACCTGACAGTTTCTTCACAGCAGTGCTTCCTGCTGGGCCGGAAGATAGTGAATTGAAAGAATGGGAGTGCACTGGCCCCTTGATATTGCTAGATGAATACAAGGAGCCATGGTAGTGGGAGGCCAAACTCGAAGATTTCGCATTATTCTGGGGCACCTCCCACTTTGGAGGGGGAGTTCCAGGATTTACAGAGTGAAGATTTGTTGGAATAGAGCCCAAATGAGGAGCAGGAGATGCACCGAATGAAGAAGAAATGTTCTGAACATGAAAAGGAGGAGCACATGCCCCTTTCTCAAGTTCAAACACTTCATCGACAACAGATGAAAAACTTGATGGTGGATATCCTGCAATTTGCACAGCACCCTCAAAGTTCAATTCAGAAAGAAGAGCATGATCTGAAGCCGAATTGGAGCCACCAGCAATAGgtagaaaataatttaatttttccaAGTCCAGTAGACTAAGATTCAGCTCATCTTCAAGCATCCGTATCTGGCTAATGTCAATTTTCATTATACGCAACACATTACTTGAGTCATTCAGAGAATGAGTCCTTCCAGATTGGCTGGGTTGAGTTTCTAGCAATCGAAACAGGGGTTTGAAATCTTGGTCAAGCTGCAACAGTAGGAAATAAGAGCCCCCACAGTCCGGAACTCCCATCAACAATATATTTGAACCTTCCAAAAGGTTTTTGGGTACTTTTAACGCACCATAACCATGTTCATATACCTGCAAAATCACTAGTCACTCCATCTCTGCGATGAAAATCAGACAGCAGTGCCTTGAGGCTCTACCACCTTTCCTTTTTTCTCCAAGAccaagaaaaaaggaagaagaaaagggaTATTTACCTCAAGACCTAAAAATCTTCCAATAGATGCAAATAAATGCAAAATACTTTTGCTTCTTAAGCTCATAAATACTTCTGCTGCAGCCATACTCCCCTGATTTAAAGCATCTTCACATTCTAACAGTGCCGAAGGTCCCAGAATATTTCGGGATGACTGTAGAAGAAAGCGACCATTCCTACAGGTGAAAGCCAA
It encodes:
- the LOC120010207 gene encoding light-inducible protein CPRF2-like; protein product: MMDRVFSVEEISDHQFWSPQPESQEESSLMNRSSSEWAFQRFLQEASSSPKSSSVGLGAAKQLPSDARVTIRDQQEQQIQTRNDSVVNDAATFNGPAPNVPPDSEEYQAFLKSKLNLACAAVALTRASLVKAQESSARADNASRVPNTSQLGSHAPKGHDLSRAQDKDTNGPLGVPALPVSQKKSGAPVRSTTSGSSRELSEDEENEGETAMTENMDPADAKRVRRMLSNRESARRSRRRKQAHLTEVETQVAQLRVENSSLLKRFTDISQKYNDAAVDNRVLKADVETMRAKVKMAEDTVKRLTGLNPPFHAMPDMFAMGVPSFDGSPPDSSVDAAVPVQDDSKHHFYQQAPDKSITSEDNAVNDGIITSIENVQPNSATAGVAGNKMGRTASLQRVASLEHLQKRIRGGMSPHSNGELQ
- the LOC120011276 gene encoding mediator of RNA polymerase II transcription subunit 14 isoform X2; its protein translation is MAELGQQTVGFSTLVSHAAEESFLSLKELVEKSKSTEQSDSEKKINLLKYLVKTQQRMLRLNVLAKWCQQVPLIQYCQQLASTLSSHDTCLVQAADSLFFMHEGLQQARAPVYDVPSAIEVLLTGSYERLPKCIEDVGMQTTLTEDQQKPALKKLDMLVRSKLLEVSLSKEISEVKVFDGTALLRVDREFKVLVTLGYRGHLSMWRILHLELLVGERNGLVKLEETRRHALGDDLERRMAASDNPFGILYSVLHELCVALVMDTVIRQVQALRQGRWKDAIRFELISDGNVGHGGSSNSLQPNQEGEGDSAGLRTPGLKIIYWLDLDKTSSTSEPSTCPFIKIEPGLDLQIKCLHSTFVIDPLTGKEAEFSIDQSCIDVENLLLRAICCNRYTRLLEIQKDLGKNVQICRAAGDVVLQSHLEEPDVDYKMKDNKSTTREYDGQEVLRVRAYGSSFFTLGINIRNGRFLLQSSRNILGPSALLECEDALNQGSMAAAEVFMSLRSKSILHLFASIGRFLGLEVYEHGYGALKVPKNLLEGSNILLMGVPDCGGSYFLLLQLDQDFKPLFRLLETQPSQSGRTHSLNDSSNVLRIMKIDISQIRMLEDELNLSLLDLEKLNYFLPIAGGSNSASDHALLSELNFEGAVQIAGYPPSSFSSVVDEVFELEKGACAPPFHVQNISSSFGASPAPHLGSIPTNLHSVNPGTPPPKWEVPQNNAKSSSLASHYHGSLYSSSNIKGPVHSHSFNSLSSGPAGSTAVKKLSGSKSDQDLVSLKSPNSVELSSTTAMDEEQLRFLNDSSKDAVSVGRSSRLSSSPQLTGPRVSLPSARPNGARSSPGGLSDGSLRIGGMNFSGTTSAAHAADPACIHSSSHYVVSKPDSNPRKRMVSDVLNFIPSLRGIGSNAGPSKRRKICESALAQRPSPQALITTETVYKKEVYSYGNLIAEANKGNAPPSIYVSTLLHVVRHCSLCIKHARLTSQMDALDIPYVEEVGRRSASSNIWFRLPFARADTWPHICLRLGRDLWELQKGSNNTSWGSGVRIANTSDIDSHIRYDPDGVVLSYQSVEADSIKKLVADIRRLSNARMFALGMRKLLGVRADEKSEDSNVNSDMKAPVGGKGVFEAMDKMSEQMRRVFRIEAVGLMSLWFSFGSGVLARFVVEWESGKEGCTMHVSPDQLWPHTKFLEDFINGAEVASLLDCIRLTAGPLHALAAATRPARAGPVPGAPGVAAFGSIPKQAGYVPPQGLLPSNSTSNIGQSSSGPIGNPPVSTAASSLGNHSLHGAAMLAAAGRGGPGIVPSSLLPIDVSVVLRGPYWIRIIYRKHFAVDMRCFAGDQVWLQPATPPKGGPSVGGSLPCPQFRPFIMEHVAQELNGLEPGFTSGQQVVGLGNSSNQNPVSGSQLSSANGNRVGLPGSVAISRAGSHATGVNRVGNALSVSSNLASVSTGLPVRRSPGTGVPAHVRGELNTAIIGLGDDGGYGGGWVPLVALKKVLRGILKYLGVLWLFAQLPDLLKEILGSILKDNEGLLLNLDQEQPALRFFVGGYVFAVSVHRVQLLLQVLSVKRFHHQQQQQQQNSASAQEELSQSEIAEICDYFSRRVASEPYDASRVASFITLLTLPISVLKEFLKLIAWKKGLTQTQGGEVAPAQKPRIELCLENHNGFKMDENSENSTTAKSNVYYDRPHNSVDFALTVVLDPAHIPHLNAAGGAAWLPHCVSVQLRYSFGENSNVSFLGMEGSHGGRACWVRVDDWEKCKQRVARTVEVNGSSAGDVAQGRLRIVADSVQRTLHSCLQCLRDGSGVISSSGPT
- the LOC120011276 gene encoding mediator of RNA polymerase II transcription subunit 14 isoform X1; translation: MAELGQQTVGFSTLVSHAAEESFLSLKELVEKSKSTEQSDSEKKINLLKYLVKTQQRMLRLNVLAKWCQQVPLIQYCQQLASTLSSHDTCLVQAADSLFFMHEGLQQARAPVYDVPSAIEVLLTGSYERLPKCIEDVGMQTTLTEDQQKPALKKLDMLVRSKLLEVSLSKEISEVKVFDGTALLRVDREFKVLVTLGYRGHLSMWRILHLELLVGERNGLVKLEETRRHALGDDLERRMAASDNPFGILYSVLHELCVALVMDTVIRQVQALRQGRWKDAIRFELISDGNVGHGGSSNSLQPNQEGEGDSAGLRTPGLKIIYWLDLDKTSSTSEPSTCPFIKIEPGLDLQIKCLHSTFVIDPLTGKEAEFSIDQSCIDVENLLLRAICCNRYTRLLEIQKDLGKNVQICRAAGDVVLQSHLEEPDVDYKMKDNKSTTREYDGQEVLRVRAYGSSFFTLGINIRNGRFLLQSSRNILGPSALLECEDALNQGSMAAAEVFMSLRSKSILHLFASIGRFLGLEVYEHGYGALKVPKNLLEGSNILLMGVPDCGGSYFLLLQLDQDFKPLFRLLETQPSQSGRTHSLNDSSNVLRIMKIDISQIRMLEDELNLSLLDLEKLNYFLPIAGGSNSASDHALLSELNFEGAVQIAGYPPSSFSSVVDEVFELEKGACAPPFHVQNISSSFGASPAPHLGSIPTNLHSVNPGTPPPKWEVPQNNAKSSSLASHYHGSLYSSSNIKGPVHSHSFNSLSSGPAGSTAVKKLSGSKSDQDLVSLKSPNSVELSSTTAMDEEQLRFLNDSSKDAVSVGRSSRLSSSPQLTGPRVSLPSARPNGARSSPGGLSDGSLRIGGMNFSGTTSAAHAADPACIHSSSHYVVSKPDSNPRKRMVSDVLNFIPSLRGIGSNAGPSKRRKICESALAQRPSPQALITTETVYKKEVYSYGNLIAEANKGNAPPSIYVSTLLHVVRHCSLCIKHARLTSQMDALDIPYVEEVGRRSASSNIWFRLPFARADTWPHICLRLGRPGSMYWDVKINDQHFRDLWELQKGSNNTSWGSGVRIANTSDIDSHIRYDPDGVVLSYQSVEADSIKKLVADIRRLSNARMFALGMRKLLGVRADEKSEDSNVNSDMKAPVGGKGVFEAMDKMSEQMRRVFRIEAVGLMSLWFSFGSGVLARFVVEWESGKEGCTMHVSPDQLWPHTKFLEDFINGAEVASLLDCIRLTAGPLHALAAATRPARAGPVPGAPGVAAFGSIPKQAGYVPPQGLLPSNSTSNIGQSSSGPIGNPPVSTAASSLGNHSLHGAAMLAAAGRGGPGIVPSSLLPIDVSVVLRGPYWIRIIYRKHFAVDMRCFAGDQVWLQPATPPKGGPSVGGSLPCPQFRPFIMEHVAQELNGLEPGFTSGQQVVGLGNSSNQNPVSGSQLSSANGNRVGLPGSVAISRAGSHATGVNRVGNALSVSSNLASVSTGLPVRRSPGTGVPAHVRGELNTAIIGLGDDGGYGGGWVPLVALKKVLRGILKYLGVLWLFAQLPDLLKEILGSILKDNEGLLLNLDQEQPALRFFVGGYVFAVSVHRVQLLLQVLSVKRFHHQQQQQQQNSASAQEELSQSEIAEICDYFSRRVASEPYDASRVASFITLLTLPISVLKEFLKLIAWKKGLTQTQGGEVAPAQKPRIELCLENHNGFKMDENSENSTTAKSNVYYDRPHNSVDFALTVVLDPAHIPHLNAAGGAAWLPHCVSVQLRYSFGENSNVSFLGMEGSHGGRACWVRVDDWEKCKQRVARTVEVNGSSAGDVAQGRLRIVADSVQRTLHSCLQCLRDGSGVISSSGPT